The following are encoded together in the Mammaliicoccus vitulinus genome:
- a CDS encoding lipoate--protein ligase family protein: MRETWHFINTKSNDPYYNMAVDEALMNFVSRGEIDPVIRFYTWNPATLSIGYFQKLTKEIDIEKVKEKGYGLVRRATGGRGVLHDKELTYSVIVPESHPNMPKTVTEAYRVISEGLLEGFKTLGFDAYFSIPKTKEARDKLKTPRSSVCFDAPSWYELVVEDRKIAGSAQTRQKGVILQHGSILQDIDVDELFDMFIYRNDRLKDKMKAAFIDKAVAINDLSDRHITLEEMETAFYEGFKKGLDIEYKPLIFTEAQLNEIKEIEEKYKSEEWTYRK, encoded by the coding sequence GTGAGAGAAACTTGGCACTTTATAAACACGAAATCAAACGATCCATATTACAATATGGCAGTAGATGAAGCACTTATGAATTTTGTTAGCAGAGGTGAAATAGACCCTGTAATTAGATTCTACACGTGGAACCCAGCTACACTATCAATAGGGTATTTTCAAAAGCTAACAAAAGAAATTGATATTGAAAAAGTTAAAGAAAAAGGATATGGACTTGTTAGACGCGCGACTGGTGGTAGAGGTGTGTTACATGACAAAGAACTAACATATAGCGTCATAGTTCCAGAATCACATCCTAACATGCCTAAAACGGTTACTGAAGCATATCGCGTTATATCAGAAGGTTTGTTAGAAGGATTTAAAACATTAGGCTTTGATGCTTATTTTTCAATCCCTAAAACAAAAGAAGCTAGAGACAAATTAAAGACACCTCGAAGCTCAGTATGTTTTGATGCACCAAGTTGGTATGAACTAGTAGTGGAAGATAGAAAAATAGCAGGAAGTGCTCAAACAAGACAAAAAGGGGTAATTTTGCAACATGGTTCAATTTTACAAGATATTGATGTAGATGAACTGTTTGATATGTTTATATATAGAAATGATAGATTAAAAGATAAAATGAAAGCAGCTTTCATCGATAAAGCGGTCGCAATAAATGATTTGTCTGATAGACATATCACATTAGAAGAAATGGAAACAGCATTTTATGAAGGTTTTAAAAAGGGATTAGATATTGAATATAAGCCCTTAATCTTTACAGAAGCGCAACTTAATGAAATTAAAGAGATAGAAGAAAAATATAAATCAGAAGAATGGACATATAGAAAATAA
- a CDS encoding rhodanese-like domain-containing protein gives MNYWYIALIVVVLLIIYMAINYSLNKRAVKELDQNEFHKGLRKAQVIDLREKADFDYGHIIGARNIPMSVFRTRYQGLRKDQPIYFCDANGVASSRAARMMKKKGYKDLYMLKGGYKKWTGKVKSK, from the coding sequence ATGAATTATTGGTACATCGCGCTCATAGTCGTAGTCTTGCTTATTATTTATATGGCAATTAACTATTCATTGAACAAGCGCGCAGTTAAAGAACTAGATCAAAATGAGTTTCACAAGGGATTAAGAAAGGCGCAAGTCATCGACTTACGTGAAAAAGCTGATTTTGACTATGGTCATATCATCGGAGCTAGAAATATACCGATGAGTGTATTTCGCACTAGATATCAAGGGTTACGTAAAGACCAACCTATTTATTTTTGTGATGCGAATGGTGTAGCAAGTTCTAGAGCAGCAAGAATGATGAAGAAAAAAGGTTATAAAGACTTGTACATGTTAAAAGGCGGATATAAAAAATGGACTGGTAAAGTTAAGTCTAAATAA
- a CDS encoding SA1362 family protein → MKNVLFYLFIAVALFGLIMNLDFFIMGFIRMFVSLIIFGLIIFLIYYFFYLTPDQRKYKKAMRKQKRRNK, encoded by the coding sequence ATGAAAAACGTTTTATTTTATTTATTTATTGCAGTAGCACTATTCGGCTTAATTATGAACCTTGATTTTTTCATAATGGGTTTTATTAGAATGTTTGTGTCACTTATTATATTCGGGTTAATCATTTTTTTAATTTACTATTTCTTCTACTTAACACCAGATCAAAGGAAGTATAAGAAAGCAATGCGTAAACAAAAGCGCAGAAATAAATAA